In a single window of the Nocardioides sp. L-11A genome:
- the leuD gene encoding 3-isopropylmalate dehydratase small subunit: protein MEKFTTHTGVGVPLRRSNVDTDQIIPAVYLKRVTRTGFEDGLFAAWRNDPEFVLNNAAYSAGSVLVAGPDFGTGSSREHAVWALQNYGFKVVLSPRFADIFRGNSGKAGLVAGQIDEKVVERLWVYLEENPGGQITVDLENRTVTTPGGEVEDSFDIDDYTRWRLLEGLDDIGITLGHEADIASYESGRPSWKPVTQHA from the coding sequence ATGGAGAAGTTCACCACCCACACCGGCGTCGGCGTCCCGCTGCGGCGCAGCAACGTCGACACCGACCAGATCATCCCGGCGGTCTACCTCAAGCGCGTGACCCGTACGGGCTTCGAGGACGGCCTCTTCGCCGCCTGGCGCAACGATCCGGAGTTCGTCCTCAACAACGCCGCCTACAGCGCGGGATCCGTCCTCGTGGCGGGTCCCGACTTCGGCACCGGCTCGTCGCGCGAGCACGCCGTGTGGGCGCTGCAGAACTACGGATTCAAGGTGGTCCTGTCGCCCCGCTTCGCCGACATCTTCCGCGGCAACTCCGGCAAGGCCGGCCTGGTGGCCGGGCAGATCGACGAGAAGGTCGTCGAGCGGCTGTGGGTCTACCTCGAGGAGAACCCCGGCGGCCAGATCACGGTCGACCTCGAGAACAGGACCGTCACCACGCCGGGCGGTGAGGTCGAGGACTCCTTCGACATCGACGACTACACCCGCTGGCGGCTGCTCGAGGGACTCGACGACATCGGCATCACGCTCGGCCACGAGGCCGACATCGCGTCGTACGAGAGTGGCCGTCCGAGCTGGAAGCCGGTCACCCAGCACGCCTGA
- a CDS encoding HU family DNA-binding protein — MNKSQLIDALADRFEGSRKDAAHALDAVLDTITRQVAKGEKVAITGFGSFEKAVRNARWVRNPQTGERVKTKKKAVPKFSAGADLKNVVSGAKKLAPLPKPAKKAAAPAKKAATTAAKKAAAPAKKAAAAAKKAAPAKKAPAKKAPAKKAPAKKAAPAKKAPAKKAPAKKAPAKKAPAKKAPAKKAPAKKTAKKA; from the coding sequence GTGAACAAGTCTCAGTTGATCGACGCGCTGGCTGACCGGTTCGAGGGCAGCCGCAAGGACGCGGCTCATGCACTCGACGCGGTTCTCGACACGATCACCCGCCAGGTCGCGAAGGGCGAGAAGGTCGCCATCACCGGTTTCGGCTCGTTCGAGAAGGCCGTCCGCAACGCCCGTTGGGTCCGCAACCCGCAGACCGGCGAGCGTGTGAAGACCAAGAAGAAGGCCGTTCCGAAGTTCAGCGCCGGCGCTGACCTGAAGAACGTCGTCTCCGGTGCGAAGAAGCTCGCTCCGCTGCCGAAGCCGGCCAAGAAGGCCGCGGCACCGGCCAAGAAGGCCGCGACCACCGCCGCCAAGAAGGCCGCCGCGCCGGCAAAGAAGGCCGCCGCTGCTGCCAAGAAGGCTGCTCCCGCCAAGAAGGCGCCTGCCAAGAAGGCTCCGGCGAAGAAGGCGCCCGCCAAGAAGGCTGCTCCGGCGAAGAAGGCTCCGGCGAAGAAGGCGCCTGCCAAGAAGGCTCCGGCCAAGAAGGCCCCCGCCAAGAAGGCTCCGGCCAAGAAGGCTCCGGCCAAGAAGACCGCGAAGAAGGCCTGA
- the cofC gene encoding 2-phospho-L-lactate guanylyltransferase: protein MFTRPGPFAVLLPVKSPGTGKSRLATLSDPHRALLAAAFAVDVVDACLRTDGVAGVLVVSDDTDFAARLAARGAATCPDPGGGLNAALRHAAAYLRARRPDLRPAALCGDLPALVPSDLAAALTDAASDPGPCFVGDADGTGTTLYCAQYADFDPRFGPGSAAAHAGAGARPLAADLLTLRRDVDDVAGLAAAIALGTGDSSTDVLHAIGRIPQ, encoded by the coding sequence GTGTTCACGCGCCCGGGTCCCTTCGCGGTGCTGCTGCCGGTGAAGTCCCCCGGCACCGGCAAGTCCCGGCTCGCGACCCTGAGCGACCCACACCGGGCCCTGCTGGCCGCCGCCTTCGCCGTCGACGTGGTCGACGCCTGCCTGCGGACCGATGGCGTGGCGGGGGTGCTGGTGGTCAGCGACGACACCGACTTCGCGGCGCGGCTGGCCGCCCGGGGGGCCGCGACCTGCCCGGACCCGGGAGGCGGCCTGAATGCCGCACTGCGGCACGCGGCGGCGTACCTGCGGGCCCGGCGGCCGGACCTGCGGCCCGCGGCCCTCTGCGGCGACCTGCCGGCCCTCGTCCCGTCCGACCTGGCTGCGGCGCTCACCGACGCGGCCTCGGACCCGGGACCGTGCTTCGTCGGCGATGCCGACGGGACCGGGACGACGCTCTACTGCGCGCAGTACGCCGACTTCGACCCGCGCTTCGGACCGGGCTCGGCCGCCGCCCATGCCGGGGCGGGGGCCCGGCCGCTGGCCGCGGACCTGCTCACCCTGCGGCGCGACGTCGACGACGTCGCCGGCCTGGCCGCCGCCATCGCCCTCGGGACGGGCGATTCCTCGACCGACGTGCTGCACGCGATCGGGCGGATCCCGCAATGA
- a CDS encoding lysophospholipid acyltransferase family protein, with amino-acid sequence MTVRKLQEKRGWAFNIAVPILKPALLAATRREWIGGENIPADGGFIIALNHISHVDPLTAAHLVYDHGYLPRYLAKSGLFDNPALGYFLRGAGQIPVKRETKDAVGAYAAAVEAVRSGQCVVIYPEATITRDPDMWPMKGKSGAARIALETGCPVIPVGQWGAHEILAPYTKRPHVVPRRKVVMRVGPPVRLEDLRAQERTIAVVNEATDRIMAAITHELELVRGATAPAERYDMAVHGDRFKKNKKAAS; translated from the coding sequence GTGACCGTTCGGAAGCTGCAGGAGAAGCGGGGCTGGGCCTTCAACATCGCCGTCCCCATCCTCAAGCCGGCGCTCCTGGCGGCGACCCGACGCGAGTGGATCGGCGGCGAGAACATCCCCGCCGACGGCGGCTTCATCATCGCGCTCAACCACATCTCCCACGTCGACCCCCTCACGGCGGCGCACCTCGTCTACGACCACGGCTACCTCCCGCGCTACCTCGCCAAGTCCGGGCTCTTCGACAACCCGGCGCTGGGCTACTTCCTGCGGGGGGCCGGCCAGATCCCGGTCAAGCGGGAGACGAAGGACGCCGTCGGGGCGTACGCCGCGGCGGTCGAGGCCGTCCGCTCCGGTCAGTGCGTCGTCATCTACCCCGAGGCCACGATCACCCGCGACCCCGACATGTGGCCGATGAAGGGCAAGTCCGGCGCGGCGCGGATCGCGCTCGAGACCGGCTGTCCGGTGATCCCGGTCGGCCAGTGGGGTGCGCACGAGATCCTCGCGCCGTACACCAAGCGTCCGCACGTCGTCCCGCGCCGCAAGGTCGTGATGCGCGTCGGGCCGCCGGTCCGGCTCGAGGACCTGCGGGCGCAGGAGCGGACGATCGCCGTCGTCAACGAGGCGACCGACCGGATCATGGCCGCGATCACCCACGAACTCGAGCTGGTGCGGGGAGCGACCGCGCCCGCCGAGCGCTACGACATGGCCGTGCACGGCGACCGGTTCAAGAAGAACAAGAAGGCGGCGAGCTGA
- a CDS encoding NAD(P)H-dependent glycerol-3-phosphate dehydrogenase: MGNKIAVLGAGSWGTAFSIVLADAGNDVCIWARREEVAAAVNERHENVEYLAGIELPRTITATHDPERALAGADVVVLAVPSQSLRENLPAFLPYVDKDAVLVSLMKGVELGTLKRMSEVIAEVGDIGADRIAVVSGPNLAREIARREPAASVVACADESVATMLQQRVHSPAFRPYTSVDVLGCEYGGAYKNVVALCVGMAVGQGFGDNTTASLITRGLAETARLAMNLGANPLTLMGLAGLGDLVATCSSPLSRNRTFGEKLGQGMTVEQIYASTRQVAEGAKSCSSLRALAARTAIEAPIVDAVDEVVQGRLTTSQLMDAFISRDTKAELS, encoded by the coding sequence ATGGGCAACAAGATCGCGGTGCTCGGAGCCGGCTCGTGGGGGACGGCGTTCTCGATCGTCCTGGCCGACGCCGGCAACGACGTGTGCATCTGGGCGCGTCGCGAGGAGGTCGCGGCGGCCGTCAACGAGCGGCACGAGAACGTCGAGTACCTCGCAGGCATCGAGCTCCCGCGCACGATCACCGCCACCCACGACCCCGAGCGGGCCCTCGCGGGCGCCGACGTCGTCGTCCTCGCGGTGCCCTCGCAGTCCCTGCGCGAGAACCTCCCCGCTTTCCTGCCGTACGTCGACAAGGACGCCGTGCTGGTCTCGCTGATGAAGGGCGTCGAGCTCGGCACCCTCAAGCGGATGTCGGAGGTGATCGCCGAGGTCGGCGACATCGGCGCCGACCGGATCGCCGTCGTCAGCGGCCCCAACCTCGCCCGTGAGATCGCCCGCCGTGAGCCGGCCGCCTCGGTCGTCGCGTGCGCCGACGAGTCCGTCGCCACCATGCTCCAGCAGCGGGTCCACTCGCCGGCGTTCCGGCCCTACACCAGTGTCGACGTCCTCGGCTGCGAGTACGGCGGCGCCTACAAGAACGTGGTCGCCCTCTGCGTCGGCATGGCTGTCGGCCAGGGCTTCGGCGACAACACCACCGCCTCGCTGATCACCCGCGGCCTCGCCGAGACCGCCCGGCTCGCCATGAACCTCGGCGCCAACCCGCTGACCCTGATGGGCCTCGCCGGTCTCGGTGACCTCGTCGCGACCTGCTCGTCGCCGTTGTCGCGCAACCGCACCTTCGGCGAGAAGCTGGGGCAGGGGATGACCGTCGAACAGATCTACGCCTCGACCCGCCAGGTCGCCGAGGGAGCGAAGTCCTGCTCCTCGCTGCGGGCGCTCGCCGCCCGGACCGCCATCGAGGCGCCCATCGTCGATGCCGTCGACGAGGTGGTCCAGGGCCGGCTCACCACCTCCCAGCTGATGGACGCGTTCATCTCGCGCGACACCAAGGCCGAGCTGTCGTAG
- a CDS encoding PLP-dependent aspartate aminotransferase family protein encodes MAAPAHDPSTTLPALRPATLAVTAGRPPHEPDQPLNVPITMTSTYGATGDLEYARFGNPTWSAFEETLGALEGGRALAFASGMAAVTTILDLVGTGGSVIAPRHAYNGSVGALADAESRGRLRATLVDTSDTAAVIAALQQDEDCALLWLESPTNPALEIADIPALCAAAHELGIRVVVDNTFATPLLQQPLSLGADIVVHSATKYIAGHSDVLMGAIVVDDDEVYAALKGRRDLAGAVPGPFETWLALRGLRTLHVRLERAAANAAELARRLADHPAVAEVRYPGFGAIVAPVLAGGADAGDFLVRATSLWVHATSLGGVESTFERRRRWKVEPATIPEGLVRLSVGIEDVEDLWADLTQALDRINA; translated from the coding sequence ATGGCCGCTCCTGCGCACGACCCGTCCACGACCCTCCCGGCGCTGCGTCCCGCCACCCTCGCGGTGACGGCGGGCCGACCGCCGCACGAGCCCGACCAGCCGCTGAACGTCCCGATCACCATGACCTCGACGTACGGCGCCACCGGGGACCTGGAGTACGCCCGCTTCGGCAACCCCACGTGGTCGGCCTTCGAGGAGACACTCGGCGCGCTGGAGGGCGGCCGGGCGCTGGCGTTCGCCTCCGGCATGGCGGCCGTGACCACGATCCTCGACCTGGTCGGCACCGGCGGCAGCGTGATCGCGCCCCGCCACGCCTACAACGGGTCGGTCGGTGCGCTCGCCGACGCCGAGTCGCGGGGCCGGCTCCGGGCGACCCTGGTCGATACGAGCGACACCGCGGCCGTCATCGCGGCGCTGCAGCAGGACGAGGACTGCGCGCTGCTGTGGCTCGAGTCCCCGACGAACCCGGCGCTGGAGATCGCGGACATCCCCGCCCTGTGCGCGGCGGCACACGAGCTCGGCATCCGGGTCGTGGTCGACAACACCTTCGCCACTCCCCTGCTCCAGCAGCCGCTGTCGCTGGGCGCCGACATCGTCGTGCACTCCGCGACCAAGTACATCGCCGGCCACAGCGACGTACTGATGGGCGCGATCGTCGTGGACGACGACGAGGTGTACGCCGCCCTCAAGGGCCGCCGCGACCTCGCCGGCGCCGTACCGGGTCCGTTCGAGACGTGGCTGGCACTGCGTGGCCTGCGCACCCTCCACGTGCGCCTGGAGCGGGCCGCCGCCAACGCGGCCGAGCTCGCCCGCCGCCTCGCCGACCACCCGGCCGTCGCGGAGGTCCGCTATCCCGGGTTCGGCGCGATCGTGGCGCCGGTCCTGGCGGGGGGCGCCGACGCCGGGGACTTCCTGGTGCGCGCGACGTCGCTGTGGGTGCACGCGACCTCCCTCGGCGGCGTCGAGTCGACCTTCGAGCGGCGGCGTCGCTGGAAGGTCGAGCCGGCGACCATCCCCGAGGGCCTGGTCCGGCTGTCGGTCGGCATCGAGGACGTCGAGGACCTGTGGGCCGATCTCACACAGGCCCTCGACCGGATCAACGCATGA
- a CDS encoding D-alanine--D-alanine ligase family protein, translating into MSSPTGRRVRVAVVFGGRSSEHAISCVTAGSVLQAIDREKYDVIPIGIATDGRWVLEADDPQRHRITGAGQLPSVDGDRAAVALARTTAGTDLVVNEPAQTPRALGEVDVVFPLLHGPWGEDGTIQGLFEMSDVRYVGSGVLASAVSMDKAFMKIVLQDAGLPVMPSETVTARQWSADPQAVRERVAALGYPLFVKPARGGSSIGIAKAHAPDELDAAIEGALAHDPKVLVEVSAEDAREVECGVLEALDGGVDTSLPAEIRITGEHEFYDFEAKYLPEEHTELDVPAVLPDGVQERMRAMAAQAFTAVGCEGLARVDFFLMPDGSLVVNELNTMPGFTPLSMFPQMWAATGVPYGELVDRLLTLALRRDTGLR; encoded by the coding sequence ATGAGCTCTCCCACCGGCCGCCGTGTCCGTGTCGCTGTCGTCTTCGGCGGCCGCTCCAGTGAGCACGCCATCTCGTGCGTGACCGCCGGAAGCGTGCTCCAGGCCATCGACCGCGAGAAGTACGACGTCATCCCCATCGGCATCGCGACCGACGGCAGGTGGGTGCTGGAGGCCGACGATCCCCAGCGACACCGGATCACCGGCGCTGGGCAGCTGCCGTCCGTCGACGGCGACCGGGCCGCGGTCGCCCTGGCCCGGACCACGGCCGGCACGGACCTCGTCGTCAACGAGCCGGCGCAGACGCCGCGGGCGCTCGGGGAGGTCGACGTCGTCTTCCCGCTGCTGCACGGTCCCTGGGGCGAGGATGGCACCATCCAGGGCCTGTTCGAGATGTCCGACGTGCGCTACGTCGGCTCCGGCGTCCTCGCCTCCGCGGTCAGCATGGACAAGGCGTTCATGAAGATCGTGCTCCAGGACGCCGGCCTGCCGGTGATGCCGAGCGAGACGGTCACCGCCCGCCAGTGGTCCGCCGACCCGCAGGCCGTGCGCGAGCGTGTCGCCGCCCTCGGCTACCCGCTCTTCGTGAAGCCCGCCCGCGGCGGCTCCAGCATCGGCATCGCCAAGGCGCACGCGCCGGATGAGCTCGACGCTGCCATCGAGGGGGCGCTCGCCCACGACCCGAAGGTGCTCGTCGAGGTCTCCGCAGAGGACGCCCGCGAGGTCGAGTGCGGCGTCCTCGAGGCGCTCGACGGCGGCGTCGACACCAGCCTGCCCGCGGAGATCCGGATCACCGGCGAGCACGAGTTCTACGACTTCGAGGCCAAGTACCTCCCCGAGGAGCACACCGAGCTCGACGTGCCCGCCGTGCTGCCCGACGGCGTGCAGGAGCGGATGCGGGCGATGGCCGCGCAGGCGTTCACCGCCGTCGGCTGCGAGGGGCTGGCGCGCGTCGACTTCTTCCTGATGCCCGACGGCTCGCTGGTCGTCAACGAGCTCAACACGATGCCGGGCTTCACGCCGCTGTCGATGTTCCCGCAGATGTGGGCCGCGACGGGCGTGCCGTACGGCGAGCTCGTCGACCGGCTGCTCACGCTGGCCCTACGGCGCGACACCGGCCTGCGCTAG
- a CDS encoding HAD family phosphatase — MCAEARSTLVVFDCDGVLVDSEPLVQRVEMTMLAELGWPITVAEIRAQHLGRPWPDIRAHIERRIGQPLPADFRERRVAANEALFAAELAAVPGIADALARLARDGYRTCVASSGSHRRIESVLGLTGLLDDFRGRIFSAEDVVHGKPAPDLFLHAASILGVAPRRCVVVEDSPAGVGAAIAAGMPVIRYAAQTPGDLLADATAVIEDMALLPETVGRIAATVSPGGRA; from the coding sequence GTGTGTGCCGAGGCCCGCTCGACGCTGGTGGTGTTCGACTGCGACGGGGTGCTCGTCGACAGCGAGCCCCTGGTGCAGCGCGTGGAGATGACGATGCTGGCCGAGCTCGGCTGGCCGATCACCGTCGCGGAGATCCGCGCGCAGCACCTCGGCCGCCCATGGCCGGACATCCGGGCCCATATCGAGCGCCGGATCGGGCAACCGCTCCCCGCCGACTTCCGGGAGCGCCGGGTCGCCGCGAACGAGGCGTTGTTCGCGGCCGAGCTGGCGGCGGTCCCCGGCATCGCCGACGCCCTCGCCCGTCTGGCCCGCGACGGCTATCGCACCTGTGTCGCATCCTCCGGCTCGCACCGTCGGATCGAGAGCGTGCTCGGGCTGACCGGCCTGCTCGACGACTTCCGGGGCCGGATCTTCAGCGCCGAGGATGTCGTCCACGGCAAGCCGGCACCGGACCTGTTCCTCCACGCGGCGTCGATCCTCGGCGTCGCTCCGCGCCGCTGCGTCGTCGTCGAGGACAGTCCCGCGGGCGTGGGCGCCGCGATCGCGGCCGGGATGCCGGTGATCAGGTACGCCGCGCAGACCCCCGGTGACCTGCTCGCCGACGCCACGGCGGTCATCGAGGACATGGCGCTGCTGCCGGAGACCGTCGGACGGATCGCCGCCACGGTCTCGCCGGGTGGCCGTGCCTAG
- a CDS encoding DUF3515 domain-containing protein, with product MPRSSRGRLVPCAALLALPLTLAACGGPVEIDVPRQSAADRAACDAFAADLPATLADEERVAIEPDDAPAAAYGDPAIVVRCGVARPAGFDLTASCESADGVGYYIPDEQYDDQGLDLTLTAAGYSPRVEVTIPSRYRPNAGPAAMTVLAPLIKEHLTLVDDCD from the coding sequence GTGCCCCGGTCCTCCCGCGGACGGCTCGTCCCGTGCGCGGCACTGCTCGCGCTGCCCCTGACCCTCGCCGCCTGCGGCGGACCCGTCGAGATCGACGTCCCCCGACAGTCCGCGGCGGACCGGGCAGCCTGTGACGCCTTCGCGGCCGACCTGCCCGCGACGCTGGCCGACGAGGAGCGGGTCGCCATCGAGCCGGACGACGCCCCCGCAGCGGCGTACGGCGACCCGGCGATCGTGGTGCGCTGCGGCGTCGCCCGGCCGGCGGGCTTCGACCTGACCGCGTCCTGCGAGTCCGCCGACGGCGTCGGCTACTACATCCCCGACGAGCAGTACGACGATCAGGGGCTCGATCTCACCCTGACCGCGGCCGGCTACAGCCCGCGGGTCGAGGTGACGATCCCCTCGCGCTACCGGCCCAATGCCGGGCCCGCGGCGATGACGGTGCTGGCACCGCTGATCAAGGAGCACCTGACCCTCGTCGACGACTGCGACTGA
- a CDS encoding Lrp/AsnC ligand binding domain-containing protein has product MVVQAYILIQTDVGKAAEVAREVGAIAGVTLAEDVTGPYDVIVRAEARNVDELGKLVVSKVQNLEGITRTLTCPVVHI; this is encoded by the coding sequence ATGGTGGTGCAGGCCTACATCCTCATCCAGACCGACGTCGGCAAGGCGGCCGAGGTCGCCCGCGAGGTCGGCGCGATCGCCGGGGTCACCCTCGCCGAGGACGTCACCGGTCCCTACGACGTCATCGTGCGCGCCGAGGCCCGCAACGTCGACGAGCTGGGCAAGCTCGTGGTCTCCAAGGTGCAGAACCTCGAGGGCATCACCCGCACCCTCACCTGCCCCGTCGTGCACATCTGA
- a CDS encoding thiamine-phosphate kinase: protein MADAIDRDTTLADLGEFGLIGRIAEVVAATAPGEDVLLGPGDDAAVLRVRKGHVVVSTDLMVEGRHFRRDWVEAVDVGHRAAAQNLSDINAMGGRAQWLTVGLAAPADLPAQWALDFTRGFAEECAVVGAGLVGGDVTRADEIVVSVTVIGACTVSPVLRSGAMPGDVLALCGRQGWSAGGLAVLGRGFRSPRVLVDAYRRPAPPYAAGPVAAEAGATAMIDVSDGLLAEARHLAEGSGVSIDVETTAFEIPEPLLAVGQATGADPLQFILGGGEDHPLLATFPPDVALPEGWTRIGTVSARGDLPVTVDGGAYDGPTGWTHF, encoded by the coding sequence ATGGCAGACGCGATCGACCGGGACACGACGCTGGCGGATCTCGGCGAGTTCGGGCTGATCGGTCGGATCGCCGAGGTGGTCGCCGCCACGGCGCCGGGGGAGGACGTGCTGCTCGGCCCGGGCGACGACGCGGCGGTACTCCGGGTCCGCAAGGGGCACGTGGTCGTCTCGACCGACCTGATGGTCGAGGGCCGGCACTTCCGTCGCGACTGGGTCGAGGCCGTCGATGTCGGCCACCGGGCCGCGGCGCAGAACCTCTCCGACATCAACGCCATGGGCGGGCGGGCGCAATGGCTGACCGTCGGGCTCGCCGCCCCTGCGGACCTCCCGGCCCAGTGGGCGCTCGACTTCACCCGCGGGTTCGCCGAGGAGTGCGCGGTCGTCGGCGCCGGCCTGGTGGGCGGCGACGTCACCCGGGCCGACGAGATCGTCGTGTCGGTGACCGTGATCGGCGCGTGCACCGTGTCCCCGGTGCTGCGCTCGGGCGCCATGCCCGGCGACGTCCTCGCTCTCTGCGGCCGCCAGGGATGGTCGGCCGGCGGCCTCGCCGTGCTGGGCCGGGGCTTCCGCTCGCCCCGGGTGCTCGTCGACGCCTACCGCCGCCCCGCCCCGCCGTACGCCGCCGGGCCGGTCGCCGCCGAGGCCGGGGCCACCGCGATGATCGACGTGTCCGACGGCCTGCTGGCCGAGGCCCGGCACCTCGCGGAGGGATCAGGGGTCAGCATCGACGTCGAGACCACCGCCTTCGAGATCCCCGAGCCGCTGCTCGCCGTCGGCCAGGCGACCGGAGCGGACCCGCTGCAGTTCATCCTGGGCGGCGGGGAGGACCATCCCCTGCTGGCGACCTTCCCGCCCGACGTCGCGCTGCCCGAGGGGTGGACCCGGATCGGAACGGTGTCGGCTCGCGGGGACCTGCCCGTCACGGTCGACGGCGGCGCCTACGACGGCCCCACCGGCTGGACGCATTTCTGA
- the rpmB gene encoding 50S ribosomal protein L28 produces MAAVCDICDKKPTFGNNRPWSRKITKRRFDPNIQRVRAVVNGTPKRLNVCTGCIKAGKVTR; encoded by the coding sequence ATGGCCGCCGTGTGCGACATCTGCGACAAGAAGCCGACCTTCGGCAACAACCGGCCGTGGTCGCGCAAGATCACCAAGCGCCGCTTCGACCCGAACATCCAGCGGGTGCGCGCCGTGGTCAACGGCACGCCCAAGCGCCTCAACGTCTGCACCGGCTGCATCAAGGCCGGCAAGGTCACCCGCTGA
- a CDS encoding DAK2 domain-containing protein, whose translation MDEGTAPAEGRSGIALASVVRFVDIAVDALAGAREEVDALNVYPVPDGDTGTNMYLTVVAARDAIRAALGEHADSPDRVSEVDVPLAAMARGALLGARGNSGVILSEMLGAAARRIGASRADERNAVVIAEALQQASAASYAAVGEPVEGTMLTVMRAAAAAGTTAAAADGARSSDVLTAAAAAAREALGRTPEQLDVLAQAGVVDAGGRGLSVVLDAAETVLTGRRPIPVTAPLGSHVIPVPYVEPGTDELSADGPAYEVMYLLDTDDAVAPGLRERLGTLGDSVVVVGRDGLWNVHVHTDDVGAAIEAGLSVGRPHRIRVTHFAEQIAQKAAAEVPAPPTLAGRRVVAVAAGPGLAALFEEAGAEVVRGGPGRRPSTGELLEAITACGAREVVVLPNDEPTIRAALAAAGTAEADHGAAGLRVAVIPTHTQVQGLAAVAVHEPGRAFDQDVTEMTATARHVRHGAVTIAARQAMTMAGPCEPGDALGVIAGDFAVVGEDLGAVALVVLDRLLAAGGELVTIVSGADSAGLADRATAWVEEFHPHVDVVVYDGGQERYPLLMSVE comes from the coding sequence ATGGACGAGGGGACGGCGCCCGCGGAGGGCCGCAGCGGCATCGCGCTGGCGTCGGTCGTCCGGTTCGTCGACATCGCCGTCGACGCCCTGGCGGGCGCGCGCGAGGAGGTCGACGCCCTCAACGTCTACCCGGTGCCCGACGGGGACACCGGTACGAACATGTACCTCACCGTCGTGGCCGCGCGCGACGCCATCCGCGCGGCGCTCGGCGAGCATGCCGACAGCCCGGACCGGGTGAGCGAGGTCGACGTCCCGCTGGCGGCGATGGCCCGGGGGGCGCTGCTCGGCGCCCGGGGCAACTCCGGCGTCATCCTCAGCGAGATGCTGGGCGCCGCCGCCCGGCGGATCGGCGCCTCCCGCGCCGACGAGCGCAACGCGGTGGTCATCGCCGAGGCGCTGCAGCAGGCGTCCGCCGCGAGCTACGCGGCCGTGGGCGAGCCCGTCGAGGGCACCATGCTGACCGTGATGCGCGCCGCCGCCGCGGCCGGTACGACGGCCGCGGCTGCCGACGGCGCGCGCAGCAGCGACGTCCTCACCGCGGCGGCCGCTGCCGCCCGGGAGGCGCTCGGACGCACCCCCGAGCAGCTCGACGTCCTCGCCCAGGCCGGGGTGGTCGATGCCGGCGGGCGCGGCCTGTCGGTCGTCCTCGACGCCGCGGAGACGGTCCTGACGGGCCGCCGGCCGATCCCGGTCACCGCGCCGCTGGGTAGCCACGTCATTCCGGTGCCGTACGTCGAGCCGGGGACCGACGAGCTGAGCGCGGACGGCCCGGCCTACGAGGTGATGTACCTCCTGGACACCGACGACGCGGTGGCTCCGGGGCTCCGCGAGCGGCTCGGCACGCTCGGCGACTCGGTCGTGGTGGTGGGCCGTGACGGCCTGTGGAACGTGCACGTGCACACCGACGACGTCGGTGCCGCGATCGAGGCAGGTCTGTCGGTCGGCCGTCCGCACCGGATCCGGGTCACCCATTTCGCCGAGCAGATCGCCCAGAAGGCGGCCGCGGAGGTGCCCGCGCCGCCCACCCTCGCCGGACGTCGGGTCGTCGCCGTCGCGGCCGGCCCGGGCCTGGCCGCGCTGTTCGAGGAGGCCGGGGCTGAGGTGGTCCGCGGCGGACCCGGGCGTCGGCCCTCGACCGGTGAGCTGCTGGAGGCGATCACCGCGTGCGGCGCCCGCGAGGTCGTCGTCCTGCCCAACGACGAGCCGACCATCCGGGCCGCCCTGGCGGCGGCCGGCACGGCCGAGGCCGACCACGGCGCAGCGGGCCTGCGGGTCGCCGTGATCCCCACCCACACGCAGGTGCAGGGCCTGGCCGCCGTCGCGGTCCACGAGCCGGGCCGCGCGTTCGACCAGGACGTGACGGAGATGACCGCGACCGCCCGCCACGTGCGGCACGGCGCGGTGACCATCGCCGCCCGGCAGGCGATGACCATGGCCGGTCCGTGTGAGCCCGGCGACGCGCTCGGCGTCATCGCGGGCGACTTCGCCGTCGTCGGCGAGGACCTCGGCGCCGTCGCCCTCGTGGTCCTCGACCGTCTGCTCGCCGCCGGCGGCGAGCTGGTCACGATCGTGAGCGGCGCGGACAGTGCGGGGCTGGCCGACCGCGCGACCGCCTGGGTGGAGGAGTTCCACCCCCATGTCGACGTCGTGGTGTACGACGGTGGGCAGGAGCGGTACCCGCTCCTCATGTCCGTCGAGTGA